In Podospora pseudoanserina strain CBS 124.78 chromosome 5, whole genome shotgun sequence, a single window of DNA contains:
- the LCB1 gene encoding serine palmitoyltransferase component (COG:E; EggNog:ENOG503NWAB) yields MDLQDLQTRLNLFLDHAATTFQKVPGSAVLIRYVRSSYQNDPVRSAIELVLVIFFIRYLLSPSYSTSKVNYVKLTEDEIDELVEEWTPEPLVAPLTPLEETSLEKLPILVGPSGPKSKLSTGKTVTNLASYNFYNLNANEQIKEKAIATLRTYGVGPCGPPQFYGTQDVHMKAEADIASYLGTEKCIVYAQAFSAISSVIPAFCKRGDVIVADRAVNYSIRRGLEISRSNIRWYNHNDFEDLEQVMRGVVAEQKKKGKLTRRFIVTEGLFETCGDMNNLPKLVELKEKYKFRIILDETWSFGVLGRTGRGLTEHQNVDPTQIDMIVGSLAGPLCAGGGFCAGDGDVVEHQRIAAAAYTFSAALPAMLAMTASESLNVLQSNPEILAGCRENVRLLRGQLAEGRSEWVVCTSAAENPVQLLVLREEVVRARRLGLEDQERLLQECVDEALANGVLITRLKGMSISTHNSLKDGSWIVQPALKVCVTSGLSKKDIEKAGQTIRHAITKVMTKKGNNKLNLPAA; encoded by the exons ATGGACCTCCAAGACCTCCAAACCcgcctcaacctcttcctcgaccaCGCGGCGACCACCTTCCAAAAGGTCCCTGGCAGCGCAGTCCTCATCCGCTATGTCAGGTCCAGCTACCAAAACGACCCCGTCAGATCCGCCATcgagctggtgctggtcatcttcttcatccgtTATCTCCTCAGCCCAAGTTACTCGACCAGCAAGGTCAACTACGTCAAGCTCACCGAAGAC GAAATCGACGAACTAGTCGAAGAATGGACCCCCGAACCCCTCGTCGCCCCTCTCACCCCCCTAGAAGAAACCTCGCTCGAGaaactccccatcctcgtCGGCCCCTCGGGCCCCAAATCCAAACTCTCCACCGGCAAAaccgtcaccaacctcgcctcgtACAACTTTTACAACCTCAACGCCAACGAGCAAATCAAGGAGAAAGCCATCGCCACTCTTCGGACGTACGGCGTTGGGCCCTGCGGTCCTCCCCAGTTCTACGGAACGCAGGACGTGCACAtgaaggccgaggccgatATCGCGAGCTACCTAGGCACAGAGAAGTGCATCGTCTACGCCCAGGCCTTTTCGGCGATTTCGTCCGTGATTCCCGCGTTTTGCAAACGCGGGGATGTTATCGTGGCTGACAGGGCGGTCAATTATTCTATTCGGAGAGGGTTGGAGATCAGCAGGAGCAACATCAGGTGGTACAACCACAACGACTTTGAGGACCTGGAGCAAGTCATGAGGGGCGTTGTGgcggagcagaagaagaagggcaagctgACCAGACGGTTTATTGTCACCGAGGGACTGTTTGAGACGTGCGGGGATATGAATAATCTGCCCAAGCTGGTGGAACTGAAGGAGAAGTACAAGTTTAGGATTATTCTGGACGAGACTTGGTCGTTTGGCGTGCTGGGgcggacggggagggggttgacggaGCATCAGAATGTTGATCCGACGCAGATTGACATGATCGTGGGGAGCTTGGCTGGGCCGCTGTGCgcggggggtgggttttgcgcgggggatggggatgtggttgagCACCAGAGgatcgcggcggcggcgtacACCTTTTCTGCGGCGCTGCCGGCCATGTTGGCCATGACGGCGAGCGAGAGCTTGAATGTGTTGCAGAGCAACCCCGAGATTTTGGCGGGGTGCAGGGAGAATgtcaggttgttgagggggcaGCTGGCCGAGGGGAGGAGCGAGTGGGTTGTCTGCACGAGCGCGGCGGAGAACCCGGTGCAGcttttggtgttgagggaggaggtggtgagggcgaggaggttggggttggaggaccAGGAGAGGTTGCTGCAGGAGTGTGTGGATGAG GCTCTTGCGAACGGGGTTTTGATCACCAGGCTCAAGGGGATGAGCATTTCTACTCATAACAGCCTGAAGGATGGGAGCTGGATTGTCCAGCCTGCGCTCAAGGTGTGTGTCACTTCGGGCTTGAGCAAGAAGGACATCGAGAAGGCGGGGCAGACGATCAGGCATGCTATTACCAAGGTTATGACCAAGAAGGGGAATAACAAGCTTAACTTGCCTGCTGcgtga